From Citricoccus sp. SGAir0253, a single genomic window includes:
- a CDS encoding DNA topoisomerase (ATP-hydrolyzing) subunit A: MARNPKKTSAPASAAIPLEQENIVDIDVSAEMETSFLEYAYSVIYSRALPDARDGLKPVQRRILFMMSQMGLRPDRGHVKSARVVGEVMGKLHPHGDSAIYDAMVRLAQPFALRLPLVDGHGNFGSLDDGPAAPRYTEARLAPAALAMTGSLDEDVVDFIPNYDNQFTQPAVLPAAFPNLLVNGASGIAVGMATNMAPHNLREVVAAARHLIAHPEAGLEELMRHVPGPDLPSGGRIVGLDGVRDAYATGRGSFRMRAQVAVEQVSARKTGLVVTELPYGVGPEKVIEKIKDAVNARKLTGIADVLDLTDRKNGLRLVIEVKSGFNPQGVLAQLYKATPLEESFGINNVALVDGQPRTLGLRELLQVYVDHRLDVVRRRTTHRLGRRRDRLHLVEGLLLALVDIDEVIQIIRTSDDTAAARSRLRGVFDLTEIQANHILELRLRQLTKFSRIELEAEQDELRRAIEELEAILGSDQRLRELVSAELQEVADEYGDDRRTVLLESENLAAPSPTAGATRGAAAQAALPGTPAGDPLMVADTPCLVVLSTSGQLARTADDTPLAPAGRRQRHDAYRSVVATSARGEIGALTSSGRVQRVQVVDIPALADPSPTPNLAAGVKVKDFLTLQRGESLVALVPLDTVLAIGTRRGVVKRVNPDWPLNRDDFEAITLKDGDEVLGAGPAPEDADELVFVTRAGQLLHFAAGLVRPQGRTAGGMAGIKLGADDEVLSFAAVPAAAAGEDAPEAGRAVVVTVTRGEPALPGSASGSVKRTPLREYPAKGRGTGGVRAHRLLKGETALALAWVGPGPALAASATGVARSLPAEDGARDGSGLAMDQSIEAIGAGASPAPVAAAPAPARPAVQPREDARPFDDDSGVTTGD; encoded by the coding sequence ATGGCCCGAAACCCCAAGAAGACCTCCGCACCGGCCTCCGCGGCCATCCCCCTGGAGCAGGAGAACATCGTGGACATCGATGTCTCCGCGGAGATGGAGACCTCGTTCCTCGAGTACGCGTACTCGGTGATCTACTCCCGGGCCCTGCCGGACGCGCGCGACGGGCTCAAGCCCGTGCAGCGGCGGATCCTGTTCATGATGAGCCAGATGGGCCTGCGCCCGGACCGCGGGCACGTGAAGTCCGCCCGCGTGGTGGGCGAGGTGATGGGCAAGCTGCACCCGCACGGGGACTCGGCCATCTACGACGCCATGGTCCGCCTGGCCCAGCCGTTCGCCCTGCGCCTGCCGCTCGTGGACGGCCACGGCAACTTCGGCTCGCTCGACGACGGCCCCGCCGCGCCCCGGTACACCGAGGCCCGGCTGGCCCCGGCCGCCCTGGCCATGACGGGGTCGCTCGACGAGGACGTCGTGGACTTCATCCCGAACTACGACAACCAGTTCACCCAGCCGGCCGTGCTGCCGGCCGCCTTCCCGAACCTGCTGGTCAACGGGGCCTCGGGCATCGCCGTCGGCATGGCCACCAACATGGCCCCGCACAACCTGCGCGAGGTCGTGGCCGCCGCCCGGCACCTCATCGCGCACCCGGAGGCCGGGCTCGAGGAGCTCATGCGGCACGTGCCCGGGCCGGACCTGCCCTCGGGCGGGCGCATCGTGGGCCTCGACGGCGTCCGGGACGCCTACGCCACCGGCCGCGGCTCCTTCCGGATGCGCGCCCAGGTGGCGGTCGAGCAGGTCTCCGCCCGCAAGACCGGGCTCGTGGTCACCGAGCTGCCCTACGGCGTCGGCCCGGAGAAGGTGATCGAGAAGATCAAGGACGCCGTCAACGCCCGCAAGCTCACGGGCATCGCGGACGTGTTGGACCTGACCGACCGGAAGAACGGGCTGCGGCTCGTCATCGAGGTCAAGTCCGGGTTCAACCCGCAGGGCGTGCTCGCCCAGCTGTACAAGGCCACCCCGCTGGAGGAGTCCTTCGGGATCAACAACGTGGCGCTGGTGGACGGCCAGCCGCGCACGCTCGGGCTGCGCGAGCTGCTCCAGGTCTACGTGGACCACCGCCTGGACGTGGTGCGGCGGCGGACCACCCACCGGCTGGGGCGCAGGAGGGACCGCCTGCACCTGGTCGAGGGCCTGCTGCTGGCCCTCGTGGACATCGACGAGGTCATCCAGATCATCCGGACCTCGGACGACACGGCGGCCGCGCGCTCGCGGCTGAGGGGCGTCTTCGACCTCACCGAGATCCAGGCCAACCACATCCTGGAGCTGCGCCTGCGCCAGCTGACGAAGTTCTCGCGCATCGAGCTCGAGGCCGAGCAGGACGAGCTGCGCCGGGCGATCGAGGAGCTCGAGGCGATCCTGGGCTCGGACCAGCGGCTGCGCGAGCTCGTCTCGGCCGAGCTGCAGGAGGTCGCCGACGAGTACGGGGACGACCGCCGCACCGTGCTGCTGGAGTCCGAGAACCTCGCCGCCCCCTCCCCCACGGCCGGGGCCACGCGGGGCGCGGCGGCGCAGGCGGCCCTGCCCGGCACGCCGGCCGGCGACCCGCTCATGGTCGCCGACACCCCCTGCCTCGTGGTGCTGAGCACCTCGGGGCAGCTGGCCCGCACCGCCGACGACACGCCGCTGGCCCCCGCCGGCCGCCGGCAGCGCCACGACGCCTACCGCTCCGTGGTGGCGACCTCCGCGCGGGGGGAGATCGGCGCCCTGACCTCCTCGGGCCGCGTCCAGCGCGTGCAGGTGGTGGACATCCCCGCCCTGGCGGACCCCTCCCCCACGCCCAACCTGGCGGCCGGGGTGAAGGTCAAGGACTTCCTGACCCTGCAGCGCGGCGAGTCGCTCGTGGCGCTCGTGCCCCTGGACACGGTGCTGGCCATCGGCACGCGCCGCGGCGTGGTCAAGCGGGTCAACCCGGACTGGCCGCTGAACCGCGACGACTTCGAGGCCATCACCCTCAAGGACGGCGACGAGGTGCTCGGCGCCGGGCCGGCCCCGGAGGACGCGGACGAGCTGGTGTTCGTCACCCGGGCCGGGCAGCTGCTGCACTTCGCCGCCGGGCTGGTCCGCCCGCAGGGGCGCACGGCCGGGGGCATGGCCGGCATCAAGCTCGGCGCCGACGACGAGGTCCTGTCCTTCGCCGCCGTCCCGGCCGCCGCGGCGGGCGAGGACGCCCCGGAGGCCGGCCGCGCCGTCGTCGTGACCGTGACGCGCGGGGAGCCGGCCCTGCCCGGCTCGGCGTCCGGCTCGGTCAAGCGGACCCCGCTGCGCGAGTACCCGGCCAAGGGCCGCGGCACGGGCGGCGTGCGCGCCCACCGGCTGCTCAAGGGCGAGACGGCCCTGGCCCTGGCGTGGGTGGGGCCGGGACCGGCCCTCGCGGCCTCGGCCACGGGCGTCGCCCGGTCCCTGCCGGCCGAGGACGGCGCGCGCGACGGCTCGGGCCTGGCCATGGACCAGTCGATCGAGGCGATCGGCGCGGGGGCCTCGCCCGCACCGGTCGCCGCGGCCCCCGCCCCGGCCCGGCCGGCCGTGCAGCCGCGCGAGGACGCCCGGCCCTTCGACGACGACTCGGGCGTCACCACCGGCGACTGA
- a CDS encoding GNAT family N-acetyltransferase, whose translation MGETPRTPEYPAHWEADVVLRDGTTAHLRPVGPEDASGLARMHEAQSPDSIYLRFFTFKSRLSQKELDRFTHVDYRDRVGLVVLRGGEILGVGRYDRLDDPEEAEVAFNISDASQGKGIGSILMEHLAVAARENGIRRFTAEVLPENRKMLSVFQDSGFDISRRFDDGVVAVEFSIDPTAKVRAVMESREHRAEARSLAELLAPEAVAVIGASRHPGSVGFALLRNIIEGGYTGPVYGINPEALELAGMISRATLAEVPGPVDLAVVAVPVPEVPAVVEDCARHGVKGLLVVTSGYADTGQEGLARQRELVRQARANGMRVIGPASAGIINTAPAVSLNASVAPFLPVRGSVGLFSQSAAIGATLFAAAHRRGIGLSSVVSAGNRADVSGNDAMQYFEDDPATAAVGAYLESFGNPRKFSRIVRRLSRSKPVVVARSDVMGRRLPPGHETRTTQAPAGAVDSMLEQTGVIPVDNHDDLMDLLQAMACQPLPAGPRVGVVGNSLALNRVVTDAVERHGLTVTTTVDVPGLDAEHRVEDAARTIGRAVRGAAESGAVDSLLVVTQAGMHQGPGDADVLAAAVEEGARGSGVAVLASFTGVLDPDYQAATVRSSAPAAEDGGLQRGLPLFSSPDQAARVLSRLVRYREWRRAEAGVPVEPAGVDRERAEDLLEAWTARATGTDLVRLSAAEACELLDCYGIAVLPSERFRTADEAVAAAERLGWPVALKAVDSYLRHRLDLGGVRLNIVDADSLRRNVAQMRSILEPYGSPSLEVQSMAPAGQACTISALEDPLMGPVVSFGIAGDAVDLLDDWVHLVPPLTDQDLGRMVRAPRAAAKLFGHGGLPPVDTAALEDLLARTAALKDDHPQVARIRFNPVLASDRGMTVLSAEVDVANAAQRTDSARRAMRG comes from the coding sequence ATGGGCGAGACGCCGAGAACCCCCGAATATCCGGCCCACTGGGAAGCCGATGTCGTCCTGCGGGACGGCACGACGGCGCACCTGCGGCCCGTGGGACCCGAGGACGCCTCCGGCCTGGCGCGCATGCACGAGGCCCAGTCCCCGGACTCGATCTACCTGCGGTTCTTCACCTTCAAGTCCCGGCTCTCGCAGAAGGAGCTCGACCGGTTCACCCACGTGGACTACCGCGACCGGGTGGGGCTCGTGGTGCTGCGCGGCGGGGAGATCCTGGGCGTGGGGCGCTACGACCGCCTCGACGACCCGGAGGAGGCCGAGGTGGCCTTCAACATCTCGGACGCCAGCCAGGGCAAGGGCATCGGCTCGATCCTCATGGAGCACCTGGCCGTGGCCGCCCGGGAGAACGGGATCCGCCGGTTCACCGCGGAGGTGCTGCCGGAGAACCGCAAGATGCTCTCCGTCTTCCAGGACTCCGGGTTCGACATCTCCCGGCGGTTCGACGACGGCGTGGTCGCCGTCGAGTTCTCGATCGACCCGACCGCCAAGGTGCGGGCCGTCATGGAGTCGCGCGAGCACCGCGCCGAGGCCCGGTCGCTCGCCGAGCTGCTCGCCCCCGAGGCCGTGGCCGTCATCGGCGCCAGCCGGCACCCCGGTTCCGTGGGCTTCGCACTGCTGCGCAACATCATCGAGGGCGGCTACACGGGCCCGGTGTACGGCATCAACCCGGAGGCCCTCGAGCTGGCCGGGATGATCTCCCGCGCCACGCTGGCCGAGGTGCCCGGCCCGGTGGACCTCGCCGTGGTGGCCGTCCCGGTCCCCGAGGTGCCGGCCGTCGTGGAGGACTGCGCCCGCCACGGCGTCAAGGGCCTGCTCGTGGTCACCTCCGGCTACGCGGACACCGGTCAGGAGGGCCTGGCCCGCCAGCGGGAGCTGGTGCGGCAGGCCCGGGCCAACGGGATGCGCGTGATCGGCCCGGCCTCGGCGGGCATCATCAACACCGCCCCGGCCGTGTCCCTCAACGCCTCCGTGGCCCCCTTCCTGCCGGTGCGCGGCTCCGTGGGGCTGTTCTCCCAGTCCGCGGCCATCGGGGCCACCCTCTTCGCCGCCGCCCACCGCCGGGGCATCGGGCTGTCCTCCGTGGTCTCGGCCGGGAACCGGGCGGACGTCTCCGGCAACGACGCCATGCAGTACTTCGAGGACGACCCGGCCACGGCCGCCGTCGGGGCCTACCTCGAGTCCTTTGGCAACCCCCGCAAGTTCTCCCGCATCGTCCGGCGGCTGTCCCGGTCCAAGCCCGTGGTGGTGGCCCGCTCGGACGTCATGGGCCGCCGGCTGCCCCCGGGGCACGAGACGCGCACCACGCAGGCCCCGGCCGGGGCGGTGGACTCGATGCTCGAGCAGACGGGCGTCATCCCGGTGGACAACCACGACGACCTGATGGACCTGCTGCAGGCCATGGCGTGCCAGCCGCTGCCGGCCGGGCCCCGCGTGGGCGTGGTGGGCAACTCGCTGGCCCTGAACCGCGTGGTGACGGACGCCGTCGAGCGCCACGGGCTGACCGTGACCACCACCGTGGACGTGCCCGGGCTGGATGCCGAGCACCGCGTGGAGGACGCCGCCCGGACCATCGGGCGGGCCGTGCGCGGGGCCGCGGAGTCCGGCGCGGTGGACTCGCTGCTGGTGGTCACCCAGGCCGGCATGCACCAGGGCCCCGGCGACGCCGACGTGCTGGCCGCCGCGGTCGAGGAGGGCGCCCGCGGCTCCGGCGTCGCGGTGCTCGCCTCCTTCACCGGCGTGCTGGACCCCGACTACCAGGCGGCCACGGTGCGCAGCTCCGCCCCGGCCGCGGAGGACGGCGGGCTGCAGCGGGGCCTGCCCCTGTTCTCCTCCCCGGACCAGGCCGCGCGCGTGCTCTCGCGGCTCGTGCGCTACCGCGAGTGGCGCCGCGCCGAGGCGGGGGTGCCCGTGGAGCCCGCCGGCGTGGACCGCGAGCGGGCCGAGGACCTGCTCGAGGCCTGGACGGCCCGCGCCACGGGCACGGACCTCGTGCGGCTGTCCGCGGCGGAGGCGTGCGAGCTGCTGGACTGCTACGGGATCGCGGTCCTGCCCTCGGAGCGCTTCCGCACCGCGGACGAGGCCGTGGCCGCCGCGGAGCGGCTGGGGTGGCCGGTCGCCCTCAAGGCGGTGGACTCCTACCTGCGCCACCGCCTGGACCTGGGCGGGGTGCGGCTGAACATCGTGGACGCGGACTCGCTGCGGCGCAACGTGGCGCAGATGCGCAGCATCCTGGAGCCCTACGGCAGCCCCAGCCTCGAGGTGCAGTCCATGGCCCCGGCCGGCCAGGCCTGCACCATCTCCGCGCTCGAGGACCCCCTGATGGGTCCGGTGGTGTCCTTCGGGATCGCCGGGGACGCCGTCGACCTGCTCGACGACTGGGTCCACCTCGTGCCCCCGCTGACCGACCAGGACCTGGGCCGGATGGTCCGGGCGCCGCGGGCCGCGGCCAAGCTGTTCGGCCACGGCGGGCTGCCGCCCGTGGACACGGCCGCCCTCGAGGACCTGCTCGCGCGCACCGCCGCCCTGAAGGACGACCACCCGCAGGTGGCGCGCATCCGGTTCAACCCGGTCCTGGCCTCGGACCGCGGCATGACGGTCCTCTCGGCCGAGGTGGACGTGGCCAACGCGGCCCAGCGCACCGACTCGGCCCGCCGGGCGATGCGCGGCTGA
- a CDS encoding DUF5998 family protein yields MTPLRRNPGSGQHPSGHHSPGPADGTTPPTPPPAAAHRAPDGDTGAPSLGADLERAGFYPALVADALDSVLDGRPVTSHLVHVDTHFDYDEIHRHITVLALAGDVLAALHLDDHALDEAGEQVMAQVSTEVVPLRRIDSVVATTVHPQPQDYRRGDPVAEVTLSVTWAGGQRIDLAPATCGDPECEVDHGYSGTSAREDLVLRVAAEAEGQRAVDSALAFSRALRRATLEAEPAAR; encoded by the coding sequence ATGACCCCACTGCGCAGGAATCCCGGCTCCGGGCAGCATCCCTCCGGGCACCACTCCCCGGGACCGGCGGACGGCACCACCCCGCCGACCCCGCCGCCCGCCGCGGCCCACCGCGCGCCGGACGGGGACACCGGCGCCCCGAGCCTCGGGGCGGACCTCGAACGCGCCGGGTTCTACCCCGCGCTCGTGGCGGACGCGCTGGACTCCGTGCTCGACGGCCGGCCGGTCACGAGCCACCTCGTCCACGTGGACACGCACTTCGACTACGACGAGATCCACCGGCACATCACGGTGCTGGCCCTCGCCGGCGACGTCCTGGCCGCCCTGCACCTGGACGACCACGCCCTGGACGAGGCCGGCGAGCAGGTGATGGCCCAGGTGTCCACCGAGGTGGTGCCGCTGCGCCGCATCGACTCGGTGGTGGCGACCACCGTGCACCCCCAGCCGCAGGACTACCGGCGCGGCGATCCCGTCGCCGAGGTCACGCTGTCCGTGACGTGGGCCGGCGGCCAGCGCATCGACCTGGCGCCCGCCACGTGCGGGGACCCCGAGTGCGAGGTGGACCACGGGTACTCGGGAACGTCCGCGCGCGAGGACCTCGTGCTGCGGGTCGCCGCCGAGGCGGAGGGGCAGCGTGCCGTGGACTCGGCCCTGGCCTTCTCGCGCGCCCTGCGCCGCGCCACGCTCGAGGCGGAGCCGGCCGCGCGGTGA
- a CDS encoding alkaline phosphatase family protein, translating into MTSAPPVPAGPPYAGRSLATVLTSAAAALGAPGFANALQLPRTRRVLVVMVDGLGKAVLKRHAGHAPYLRSVLDRDAVTLQSAFPTTTAASLSSLGTGLEPGRHGLVGYDVLDPERGVVVNQLGGWDPATDPGRWQPHPTVFERLEGTGVDAVTVSLPAFADSALTRASLRGSRFEGATTLHARFQRAREELHRATGPVLVYLYLNELDKAGHQQGTGSEKWLHALEEIDGAARRLAQAVPPDTVVVLTGDHGMVDVPESRRIDYATMPALVDGVEHTAGEPRLVQLYFAADAGDAARHGTLSAWRAAFGDHAWVLTREQALEAGWFGATDERVRPRIGDLLVAAHGPLALYDGRRVPGSAFEMVGHHGSPTRAEREVPLLVLHRPLR; encoded by the coding sequence GTGACGTCCGCGCCTCCCGTCCCCGCCGGTCCGCCCTATGCCGGCCGCTCGCTGGCCACCGTCCTGACCTCCGCCGCCGCGGCCCTCGGCGCCCCCGGCTTCGCGAACGCGCTGCAGCTGCCGCGCACCCGCCGGGTGCTCGTCGTCATGGTGGACGGCCTCGGCAAGGCGGTCCTGAAGCGCCACGCCGGCCACGCGCCGTACCTGCGCTCCGTGCTGGACCGGGACGCCGTGACCCTGCAGTCGGCGTTCCCCACGACCACCGCCGCCTCGCTCTCCAGCCTCGGCACGGGGCTCGAGCCGGGACGGCACGGCCTCGTGGGCTACGACGTGCTCGACCCCGAGCGCGGCGTGGTCGTCAACCAGCTCGGCGGCTGGGACCCGGCCACGGACCCCGGGCGCTGGCAGCCGCACCCGACGGTCTTCGAGCGGCTGGAGGGCACCGGCGTGGACGCCGTGACGGTCTCGCTGCCGGCCTTCGCGGACTCGGCCCTGACCCGGGCCTCGCTGCGCGGCTCCCGGTTCGAGGGGGCCACCACGCTGCACGCCCGCTTCCAGCGGGCCCGCGAGGAACTGCACCGGGCCACGGGGCCCGTGCTCGTGTACCTCTACCTCAACGAGCTGGACAAGGCCGGGCACCAGCAGGGCACCGGGTCGGAGAAGTGGCTGCACGCCCTCGAGGAGATCGACGGCGCCGCCCGCCGGCTGGCCCAGGCCGTGCCGCCGGACACCGTGGTGGTGCTCACGGGCGACCACGGGATGGTCGACGTGCCGGAGTCGCGGCGGATCGACTACGCCACGATGCCGGCCCTGGTGGACGGCGTGGAGCACACCGCGGGGGAGCCGCGGCTCGTCCAGCTGTACTTCGCCGCGGATGCCGGCGACGCCGCGCGCCACGGGACGCTGTCCGCATGGCGGGCGGCCTTCGGCGACCACGCGTGGGTCCTCACGCGCGAGCAGGCCCTGGAGGCGGGCTGGTTCGGGGCCACGGACGAGCGGGTGCGCCCGCGCATCGGTGACCTGCTCGTCGCCGCCCACGGGCCGCTGGCGCTCTACGACGGCCGGCGCGTGCCCGGGTCCGCGTTCGAGATGGTGGGGCACCACGGCTCGCCCACCCGGGCCGAGCGCGAGGTGCCGCTGCTCGTGCTGCACCGGCCCCTGCGGTAG
- the sepH gene encoding septation protein SepH gives MQELRLVGVQEDGGHLLLSNEDGEEFSLPVTEALRSAATRPIGRPSARAADAAEGVVTPRDIQARIRAGATAEQVSAESGVDLERVRKYEGPVLAERDWIAQQARQVEVAAPAPGHDLYRGTFGEEPAALGDMVRHRLAVLGVDPATSRWDAWRQEDGSWTVSLDFSAEGADTGIGDRPPALWTFRPGSRHVDNQNRWAQVLSELDPLDGPFGSRRLAAVGDRPFNVEEDAPAEPEAPTPRGPRPAVDQESQDELLDVLRARRGQRLGVDEEGDDELALMLTRDEQPRPAAARPHLTVASGPAAGPGEPDPSDVDGWIEDWDEDDEPGADGGPGSADPSGEADDDGATATGGEPATGPDADADAGADGAPEATAAAEREPEERRADERQPGAAAATGGPAAPAQGAKPSRSAKQGRARRPSVPSWDEIVFGRKND, from the coding sequence ATGCAGGAACTCCGTCTCGTGGGTGTCCAGGAGGACGGCGGGCACCTGCTGCTGAGCAACGAGGACGGCGAGGAGTTCTCGCTCCCCGTGACGGAGGCCCTGCGCTCGGCGGCCACCCGGCCCATCGGCCGGCCCTCGGCCCGCGCGGCCGACGCCGCCGAGGGCGTGGTCACCCCGCGGGACATCCAGGCGCGCATCCGCGCCGGCGCCACGGCCGAGCAGGTCTCCGCGGAGTCCGGGGTGGACCTGGAGCGCGTCCGCAAGTACGAGGGGCCCGTCCTGGCGGAGCGCGACTGGATCGCCCAGCAGGCCCGCCAGGTCGAGGTCGCCGCCCCCGCGCCGGGACACGACCTCTACCGCGGCACCTTCGGCGAGGAGCCCGCCGCCCTCGGGGACATGGTCCGGCACCGCCTCGCGGTGCTGGGCGTGGATCCCGCCACCTCCCGGTGGGACGCCTGGCGGCAGGAGGACGGCTCGTGGACCGTGAGCCTGGACTTCTCCGCCGAGGGCGCCGACACCGGCATCGGGGACCGGCCGCCGGCCCTGTGGACCTTCCGGCCGGGCAGCCGCCACGTGGACAACCAGAACCGGTGGGCCCAGGTGCTCTCCGAGCTGGACCCCCTGGACGGCCCGTTCGGCTCGCGCCGGCTCGCCGCCGTGGGGGACCGGCCGTTCAACGTCGAGGAGGACGCCCCCGCCGAGCCCGAGGCCCCCACCCCGCGCGGCCCCCGGCCGGCCGTGGACCAGGAGTCCCAGGACGAGCTGCTGGACGTCCTGCGCGCCCGGCGCGGCCAGCGCCTCGGCGTGGACGAGGAGGGCGACGACGAGTTGGCCCTGATGCTCACGCGCGACGAGCAGCCGCGCCCCGCCGCGGCGCGGCCGCACCTGACGGTCGCCTCCGGCCCGGCGGCCGGCCCCGGCGAGCCGGACCCGTCCGACGTCGACGGCTGGATCGAGGACTGGGACGAGGACGACGAGCCCGGCGCGGACGGCGGGCCGGGCTCGGCGGACCCGTCCGGGGAGGCCGACGACGACGGCGCGACCGCCACGGGCGGGGAGCCGGCCACGGGCCCGGACGCGGACGCGGACGCGGGGGCGGACGGAGCCCCGGAGGCCACCGCGGCGGCGGAGCGGGAGCCCGAGGAGCGGCGGGCCGACGAGCGCCAGCCGGGCGCAGCCGCGGCGACCGGCGGTCCGGCCGCCCCGGCCCAGGGCGCGAAGCCGTCGCGCTCCGCCAAGCAGGGCCGGGCGCGCCGGCCCTCCGTCCCGAGCTGGGACGAGATCGTCTTCGGCCGCAAGAACGACTGA
- a CDS encoding DUF4193 domain-containing protein codes for MATDYDAPRKNDDELSESSIEELKNRRTDTQSAVVDEDEAEAAEGFELPGADLSGEELMVRVLPAQADEFTCASCFLVRHRSQVAKEKNGMLYCTDCEG; via the coding sequence ATGGCCACCGACTACGACGCGCCACGCAAGAACGACGACGAGCTCAGCGAGAGCTCGATCGAGGAACTGAAGAACCGCCGCACGGACACCCAGTCCGCCGTGGTGGACGAGGACGAGGCCGAGGCCGCCGAGGGCTTCGAGCTGCCCGGCGCCGACCTCTCCGGTGAGGAGCTCATGGTCCGGGTGCTGCCCGCCCAGGCCGACGAGTTCACCTGCGCCTCCTGCTTCCTGGTCCGCCACCGGTCCCAGGTCGCCAAGGAGAAGAACGGCATGCTCTACTGCACCGACTGCGAGGGCTGA
- a CDS encoding DUF3093 domain-containing protein, producing MHASPSDPTGQHASSSPTAEDAVRYEERLRPGWWIWVVALMIAGLSVLVFVPIGLEVGLGAAVVVFLVIAVLLRVSTPAIVVTDRTLRVGRAGIDRRYVGAVTGYRGEDATYQRGPALHGLAYMCLRGWIDPVVRIQITDERDRTPYWLTSTRHPEQLVAALGGTMARDAEGARDDAR from the coding sequence ATGCATGCATCCCCCTCCGACCCCACCGGCCAGCACGCCAGCTCCTCCCCCACGGCCGAGGACGCCGTGCGCTACGAGGAGCGCCTGCGCCCGGGCTGGTGGATCTGGGTCGTGGCCCTGATGATCGCCGGGCTGTCCGTCCTCGTGTTCGTGCCGATCGGGCTGGAGGTGGGCCTCGGCGCCGCCGTCGTCGTCTTCCTCGTGATCGCCGTGCTGCTGCGGGTCTCCACCCCGGCCATCGTGGTCACGGACCGCACGCTGCGGGTGGGCCGGGCGGGCATCGACCGCCGGTACGTGGGCGCGGTCACCGGCTACCGGGGCGAGGACGCCACGTACCAGCGCGGCCCGGCCCTGCACGGCCTCGCCTACATGTGCCTGCGCGGCTGGATCGACCCCGTGGTGCGCATCCAGATCACCGACGAGCGGGACCGGACCCCCTACTGGCTCACCAGCACGCGCCACCCCGAGCAGCTGGTGGCGGCGCTCGGCGGGACCATGGCCCGGGACGCCGAGGGCGCGCGGGACGACGCCCGCTGA
- the dut gene encoding dUTP diphosphatase, with translation MPQPADTLPEPAVERPVVSLTLLDDGIEPPAYALPGDAGADLRTTVDVELGPGERALVPTGVALALPEGFVGLVHPRSGLAVRHGLSVVNAPGTIDAGYRGEVKVALLNTDLREPIVLRRGDRIAQLLVQRVAQARFVVVDELPPSDRGAAGFGSTGGFAGPAA, from the coding sequence GTGCCCCAGCCAGCCGATACCCTCCCCGAGCCCGCCGTCGAGCGTCCCGTCGTCTCCCTGACCCTGCTGGACGACGGCATCGAGCCGCCCGCCTACGCCCTGCCCGGGGACGCGGGGGCCGACCTGCGCACCACGGTGGACGTGGAACTGGGCCCCGGAGAGCGGGCGCTCGTGCCCACGGGCGTGGCCCTGGCGCTGCCCGAGGGCTTCGTCGGCCTCGTCCACCCCCGGTCCGGCCTGGCCGTGCGCCACGGCCTCAGCGTGGTCAACGCCCCGGGGACCATCGACGCCGGCTACCGCGGCGAGGTGAAGGTGGCGCTGCTGAACACGGACCTGCGCGAGCCGATCGTCCTGCGGCGCGGGGACCGCATCGCCCAGCTGCTCGTCCAGCGCGTGGCGCAGGCCCGGTTCGTCGTGGTGGACGAGCTGCCCCCCTCCGATCGCGGGGCGGCCGGCTTCGGCTCCACCGGCGGCTTCGCCGGACCGGCGGCGTGA
- a CDS encoding DUF3710 domain-containing protein, with product MIFGRNRNVKTETVILPEELRDPRDLEAPAPAPGPDAAAGAEPAAVAEGGDAGEATATRAGGPYDVAERPGLDGYLDLGSLRVPLVQDLKVRLDVEDSTKRIIGATLTLGQSSLQAQAFAAPRSGGIWDEIRAEIRASVAATEGAQVGEREGPFGTEVVARIPAAMPDGSPGWRVARFLGVDGPRWFLRGVVGGEAAFREDAAGPLDEVFSRIVVARGQDPHPPRDLLPLTPPENLRPVRRGARTEGAEGAEGTAGPERPGQQPPERGPEITEVR from the coding sequence ATGATCTTCGGCCGGAACCGCAACGTCAAGACCGAGACGGTGATCCTCCCGGAGGAGCTCCGGGACCCCCGCGACCTCGAGGCCCCGGCTCCCGCCCCGGGCCCGGACGCCGCCGCGGGGGCCGAGCCGGCCGCCGTCGCCGAGGGGGGCGACGCCGGCGAGGCGACCGCGACCCGGGCCGGCGGCCCCTACGACGTCGCCGAGCGGCCCGGCCTGGACGGCTACCTCGACCTCGGCTCGCTGCGCGTGCCCCTGGTGCAGGACCTCAAGGTGCGCCTGGACGTCGAGGACTCCACGAAGCGCATCATCGGCGCGACCCTCACCCTCGGCCAGTCCTCCCTGCAGGCCCAGGCGTTCGCGGCCCCGCGCTCGGGCGGCATCTGGGACGAGATCCGTGCCGAGATCCGCGCGTCCGTGGCGGCCACCGAGGGCGCCCAGGTGGGCGAGCGGGAGGGGCCGTTCGGCACCGAGGTGGTGGCCCGCATCCCGGCCGCCATGCCGGACGGCAGCCCCGGCTGGCGGGTGGCCCGGTTCCTCGGCGTGGACGGGCCCCGCTGGTTCCTGCGCGGCGTGGTGGGGGGCGAGGCCGCCTTCCGTGAGGATGCCGCCGGTCCGCTGGACGAGGTGTTCTCCCGCATCGTGGTCGCCCGCGGCCAGGACCCCCACCCGCCGCGGGACCTGCTGCCGCTGACCCCGCCGGAGAACCTCCGCCCCGTGCGCCGCGGCGCGCGGACGGAGGGCGCCGAGGGCGCGGAGGGGACGGCCGGCCCCGAGCGCCCCGGCCAGCAGCCGCCCGAGCGCGGCCCGGAGATCACGGAGGTGCGCTGA